The bacterium genome includes the window GAGTGCGGAATTGATCTCGGGGAAGTTTTCCTTGTCTCCGAGAAGAATAAGGACATTGGTGTGTTTTTCGTCCTTCATTCCAGCTTTCGAGACCGTATAGTCGCATCTTAAGAAATCGCCGTTCACTGCCTGTCTCTCCACCGGCTCAAGCCTTGCCGCACGCTGCCTAAGCGATTCAAGACGGCGCTCGATAAGCTCCTCCCGCGCAGGCGGAGTAACCGGCTCGAGCTTCAGTTGATTGTAGCCTTTTACATCGAATGAGGGAAGAACCTCGGCTTCAACCTCGAATCGAAGCTCGTCATCCTGGATATAGTTCCAGTGCGTTAGCCGCGCCTGGGTAAGGGGCTTTATGTCCTTTTCCTTGAGAGCCTGGCTGTAAGCCTCTGAAGCGAAATCCTCGACAAGCTCGGTGCGTATCTCTTCGTCGTATCTTGCCTCCACCATTGCAAGGGGCGCCTTGCCCGGCCTGAAGCCTTGAATCTTGACCTTCCTTGCGAATCTTTTAACAAGCTTTTCTCTTTCCTTCCGGACTTCTTCCGACGGCACCTTGCCCTCTATCGCAAGAAGCCAGTCATTCTTATGGACTACGTTGGTTTCCAAGTTTATCAGTTTCCTTTCATAAAATCGTAGCTTATTTAAAACCTGCAACTCAGCGCAGGTAAAAGTCATGCGAGGAGGGGGAGTTGAACCCCCATGAGTTACCTCACTGGATCCTAAATCCAGCGCGTCTGCCTGTTCCGCCATCCTCGCGTTTCTCTATCGAGCAACCCATTGCTTCTCTCGGAAAAAAAGCATAAACCAATGAAAAACCTCGGTTGAATGGATTTTTCAAAGTCAAATAGTAATTATAGGTTGTGCATCAAAAGTGTCAACCTGCGCTGAATTATACTCAGGGACGCTGAATGGTTCAATTTAAATCTGACGTTGACAACGATAATGAACCGCATATCATCCGCTGTGGTGCACAGGATTGAAGTATCAAAAAAAGGTCAGGATCCGCAAGTTGAAGGGCTTGTGAGACTGATGGTGGAGGAGGGACTTCCTTCAAAGGGGCTTTCAATCATACGAGTTTACTTTCTGAAAACCGAGTTGGCGAAATCGGATGTTGAGAAGCTTGTGTTTGAATTATTCGCAGACCCGGTAAGCGAAGAGGTGTCTTTCGGAAGGGCAGTGCCTGCAGGTATGCGGGCTCTTGAGGTCTGGTATCATCCCGGAGTTACGGATCCGGAATCAACCTGGATACTGACGCATCTAAAACGAAGAAGTATCGCGATTGAAGACGTGCGAAGGGCGACCCGCTTCATCTTTCCTGCATCCGTTCAGAGGGCCAAACTCGTCCGATTCGCGGAACGCCACCTCTTCAACCCGCTCATTCAGCATCTCACGCTCAGGGGCGAAGAGCCTTTTCCTCACCATCACGGAATACGATTCAAGCAGGAGTTCGTGAAGCTTGAAGGGCTTTCAGATGCGGAGCTCTCGGAATTATCCCAGAAATCCAGCTGGCATTTCAACCTTGCAGAACTGGGGGCTATAAAGGAGCATTTCAGGAACAAGGGCCGTGAACCATCCCTCATTGAAATCGAAACCATCGCGCAGACCTGGTCCGAGCACTGCGTGCACAAGACGTTCAATGCATCTTTCGAAATGAACGGCGATAAGATAGAGAATCTTCTTAAGGACACGATAATGCAGCCTTCAAGGGACCTGAATCTGCCGTGGTGCCTTTCCCTGTTCAAGGATAACTCTGGTGTTATAGAGTTCACAAAAGAATCGGCGCTCTCCTTCAAGGTCGAAACCCACAACCACCCGTCTGCAATAGAACCCTACGGCGGCGCTGCGACAGGTATCGGCGGGGTCATAAGGGACGCTTTAGGTACCGGACTCGGAGCAGACCCGGTATTCAACACCGATGTCTTCTGTTTCGGACCCCCCGGATTCCCGACACGCAAGCTGCCAAAAGGGGTGCTTTCACCGAGAACGGTGCTTGAAGGAGTCGTTGGAGGCGTCAGGGATTACGGCAACAGGATGGGGATTCCCACGGTTGCCGGAGCCGTTTACTTCGATGAGCTGTATTTAGCAAATCCCTTGGTTTTTTGCGGCACCGTAGGGCTTTTGCCGCGCGATGCCATCGAAAAGAAGGTTTCAAAGGGCGACGCGATAATAGTGGCAGGCGCAAAAACAGGAAGAGACGGCATTCACGGCGTCACCTTCGCCTCGACCGCTCTTGCCGGTGCGTCCCAGACCAAGTACGGGTCCGCAGTGCAGATAGGCAATCCAATAGAAGAAAAACTCCTCAGGGATCTGATTGTTGAAGCCAGAGACAAAGGGTTAATCTCGAGCATTACAGACTGCGGCGGCGGCGGTCTCTCTTCAGCGGTCGGCGAGATGACGAAAAATCACGGCTGTATAGTAGACCTCGACAGAGTCCCGCTCAAATACTCGGGTCTCGCGCCTCACGAGATATGGATATCCGAATCCCAGGAAAGAATGCTTGTCTTTGTGAAACCTGAGAAGGCGAACGCTTTCCTTGAACTCGCCGTCAAGATTGGCATAGATGCGACCATAATCGGAGAGGTGACATCCGACAAGATTCTTCGTCTGAGGTTCAAGGGCAACGAAATCGCCTCCCTTGGTATGGATTTCCTGCACAACGGTCTTCCCCAGAGGAAGTTCAAGATAAAGGTCCCTGAATCCAAGCCTCAATCGGACCCTGAGATACTGCAGCCGAAAGACCTGGGCCAGACTCTGCTTCGGCTTCTGGGACAGATGAACATAGCCTCGAAGGAGTGGGTAATCCGGCAGTACGATCACGAAGTAAAGGGTACGACTGTTCTGAAACCCCTTGCGGGCATTAAGGCGGATGCGCCGTCCGATGCAGCTGTAATGAAGCCCTTGCTTGATGAGCCTTTGTGCGTAGCCGTGTCGCACGGAATTGCTCCCAGATACGCCTTGATAGACTCCTACTGGGCCGCGGCTTCGGCGGTAGACGAAGCCATACGCAATCTCGTGGCGGTCGGAGGGAGGCTTGACCGAATAGCGCTCCTTGATAATTTCTGCGCCGGCGACGCGGACGACGCCAGGGTGCTCTACGAGATATTAAGAGCCGCTCTTGCATGCAGGGATGCGACTAAGAATTACGGCGTTCCTTTCATATCAGGCAAAGACAGTCTTAACAACTTCTTTACGCCGGGCAAAGATCAGAAGATCAATATTCCCACAACACTTCTATGCTCGGCTCTTACGCTTGTCAGGGACTCAAAGAGTATTATCTCGACCGACTTCAAGCGCGCCCGCTCTAAGATATACCTTTTGGGAATGACCAGGGCAGAACTGGGCGGGTCGGAGTATATGCATCTCAACATGCACCTTGGAGCCAGCGTGCCCAGGGTCGATATGAAGTCGGCCAAGAAGAGATACGCAAAACTGGAAAAAGCGATGCGGGCGGGACTCGTTCTATCCGCTCACGACCTGTCAGAGGGAGGAGTCGGTGTCGCCGTTGCCGAGATGTGTCTTGGCGGCGAGATGGGAGCAAGGATTCATCTTGGAAGCATACCGGCGGCAAAGGAAATTAAAAGAAACGATTACCTTCTCTTCTCCGAGAGCCAGAGCCGCCTGCTTGTCGAGGTCTCAGAGAAGAACGCGTCCGATTTCGAAAAGATAATGGAAGGCGATGTCTTTGCATCCATCGGCGAGACCACATCTGAACCGAGACTTATCATGCAGGAGGATGGCAGACGCACCATTGCCACGGTGTCCGTAGAGGAGATAAGAGCCTCGTGGACACAGGGGCTTAACCGCTTTCTCGATTGATGATTGCAGGCGTTCTTCAGTTTGAGCCTGCATGGGGTGTCAAGGACGCAAATTTCAAAAAGATTGAGTCATTGTGCAGGAATGCAAAACTCGACCTTCTGGTGTTGCCTGAACTCTCTACCACGGGCTACCTGTTCCTTTCAAAGAAAGAACTAAGCTCGCATGCTGAAGAGTTTCCTGGCGGCGAAACAAGCTCCTTTCTTCAGGAACTCTCAATAAAGACCGGCGGATTCGTTGTTGCAGGCGTTGCCGAAAAGGATGAGGGCATATTTTACAACTCGGCCGTTCTCTTCGGTCGGAAAGGCCACATGGGAACGTACCGCAAGGTCCATCTCTTTTCCACGGAGAAGAAGGTCTTCGAGCCGGGCAATCTCGGATTTCCAGTATTCGATATAGGTGTGGCTAAGGTCGGAATGATGGTCTGCTTCGACTGGATATTTCCCGAGGCGGCTCGCACGCTTGCGCTGAGTGGAGCCGATATAATCGCACATCCTTCGAATCTGGTAATGCCTTACTGCCCTGATGCAGCGTCCACGCGAGCGCTCGAAAACAACGTATTCTACCTGCTTTCGAACCGGACAGGCGAGGAGAGGAGAAAAACCTTACACCTGAAGTTCATAGGCAGCAGCCGGATAATCGGCACTAAGGGCGAAGTGCTTTCATCTGCGGACAAGGAAGAGCGTCTTTTAAGTTGCAAAATCGATCCGCAAAAAGCCAGAACCAAGCGGATTACCCCGCAGAACGATCTCTTTTCAGATAGACGCAGCGATCAATACAAGCTTTAACAAAACTCTTCCTTATAACTTGACATGCACAACAGTGACTATATAATGTTACTCTAACCGGAGGATAGATGCCAGGACTTGAAGACAAGCTGAAGGCAATTTTATTCAAATTAAGCCAGTCCTCACCCGAAATCCAGGCTTCGGCCGTAGTCAGCATGGACGGCTTAATGCTGGCATCCGCGCTTTCACCAGGCACAAAGGACGACGACGTTGCCGCCATCGCGGCAACCCTGCTCGGACTCGGCGAACGAACGGTCGAAGAGTTCAGGCAGGGCAGTCTCGAACAGGTTTATGTCAAGGGAAGCAAGGGTTATACGATAATCACCAATACGGGCCAGGATACGGTGCTGGTCGTGGTAACAGACGAAAACGCAAAGCTGGGCTTGATTTTCTTCCAGATAAGGATAGTCGCAAGAGAGATAGTTCAGGCGTTCGCGAACCTTTTGGAATCCCCTGGTTCAGGCCCCTACATGCGCTAACCCGTAACACTACCGTAACACTCCAGTAACACCGCCGTAACGCCGCCGTAACGCAACCTTAACGCCCCTGTAACACCATAAAACTCCATACGCGCAACGCCTGACGCCTTCATGAACATATTGATCTCTTTAATCCATATCTCCACAACACCGCGACACCGAGACTGCTTATAAATATGATACTGGCGCCAATCCCCGGAGGGTTAACTCGACTCAAAATAATCTTGAGCGAAAAGGGCTAGGAGAACCTCGAGCGGGCCTCATTGACCAGGTTTGAAAGAAGAAGCGCACCGTGAGGTTCTCCTGAAAAATTCCCCCTTGTATGCGAAGGATGGTGCTCGGCGAGCATGAAGCGCTCCGGGTGCGGCATCATCCCCATAATCTGACCGGTTTTATCCGTGATGGCCGCGATATGAGCTTCGGAACCATTGGGGTTCGCCGGGTACCTAGGAGGAGTTCCGTCATTCGTGGCGTATCTCAGGATTATCTGCCCGTTTGTTTCGAGCAAACGGAGCACTTTCTTGTCGCGCACGGTGAAGCGTCCCTCAGCATGGGCTACAGGAAGCGTTATCAACTTGGGAAGTTTTTTTGTCCAGAAGCTTGAACCCTCAGGCTTGAGATATATCCAGCGGTCCTCGAACCTCAAGGACTTGTTGACCTCGAGTGTAACCGAAGGGTCCTCGAAGGGCTTTTCTAAAGCGGGAAGAAGACCGCATTTTGCGAGTATCTGGAACCCGTTGCATATTCCGATTATGAATTTCCCATTTGATATGAATTCTGTTATCTCATCGGCCATTGTGTGCTTGAGATCCGATGCGTAAAGGGTTCCGGCACCAAGGTAGTCGCCGTAGGTGAAGCCGCCCGGCAGCACCAGAATCTCATAGGATTCGAGCTCCCCGGGATTACCAGAGAATACGCGCAGGCTCTTTTCCGTAACCTTGCATCCGAGACGGTTGAATGCGAAGACGGTCTCCGCATCGCAGTTTGTTCCGGGACCCGTCAGGACTAAAACCTTTAACGCTTTAGAGCTCACGCTGGAGTTTACCTAAGGGCTTGTTTTTGTCAACGCTCGTAAAACACGGCCAGCCACGCCATTGAACTCGGAATGCCGCATCGTCTCGTCCTGATTAATTCTTGATGTGTATGGCTTTCTTATACACGTTTTCTGCCGCCTCCATCACCGCCTCAAGAAGGGTCGGATGGGGCTGTACGGACGAACCAAGCACCTCTAAGGATGCTTCAAGCTCTAAACTTACAATACCTTCGCCTATAAGGGTGTCCGCTCCTGTACCTATCACGTGCATGCCCAGAAGTTTGCCCGAACCCTTCTCCGCGATTATCTTCACGAACCCGTCGCGTTCGCCGAGCGTGGATGCACGTCCGAGCGCAGAATACGGAAAGCGTCCTACCTCGAACTCAAGCCCTGCATCCTGTGCCTGCTTCTCGGATAGTCCCACAGACGCAACGTTCGGAATCGTATATATGCAAGCCGGCATCGCCTTGGGGTCGAACTTCACGTCGTGTCCGGCGATAACCTCAGCCGCCACCACGCCCTGTTTTGTCGCTCGGTGGGCAAGAAGGGGAGGTCCCGTAAC containing:
- the purL gene encoding phosphoribosylformylglycinamidine synthase subunit PurL, encoding MNRISSAVVHRIEVSKKGQDPQVEGLVRLMVEEGLPSKGLSIIRVYFLKTELAKSDVEKLVFELFADPVSEEVSFGRAVPAGMRALEVWYHPGVTDPESTWILTHLKRRSIAIEDVRRATRFIFPASVQRAKLVRFAERHLFNPLIQHLTLRGEEPFPHHHGIRFKQEFVKLEGLSDAELSELSQKSSWHFNLAELGAIKEHFRNKGREPSLIEIETIAQTWSEHCVHKTFNASFEMNGDKIENLLKDTIMQPSRDLNLPWCLSLFKDNSGVIEFTKESALSFKVETHNHPSAIEPYGGAATGIGGVIRDALGTGLGADPVFNTDVFCFGPPGFPTRKLPKGVLSPRTVLEGVVGGVRDYGNRMGIPTVAGAVYFDELYLANPLVFCGTVGLLPRDAIEKKVSKGDAIIVAGAKTGRDGIHGVTFASTALAGASQTKYGSAVQIGNPIEEKLLRDLIVEARDKGLISSITDCGGGGLSSAVGEMTKNHGCIVDLDRVPLKYSGLAPHEIWISESQERMLVFVKPEKANAFLELAVKIGIDATIIGEVTSDKILRLRFKGNEIASLGMDFLHNGLPQRKFKIKVPESKPQSDPEILQPKDLGQTLLRLLGQMNIASKEWVIRQYDHEVKGTTVLKPLAGIKADAPSDAAVMKPLLDEPLCVAVSHGIAPRYALIDSYWAAASAVDEAIRNLVAVGGRLDRIALLDNFCAGDADDARVLYEILRAALACRDATKNYGVPFISGKDSLNNFFTPGKDQKINIPTTLLCSALTLVRDSKSIISTDFKRARSKIYLLGMTRAELGGSEYMHLNMHLGASVPRVDMKSAKKRYAKLEKAMRAGLVLSAHDLSEGGVGVAVAEMCLGGEMGARIHLGSIPAAKEIKRNDYLLFSESQSRLLVEVSEKNASDFEKIMEGDVFASIGETTSEPRLIMQEDGRRTIATVSVEEIRASWTQGLNRFLD
- a CDS encoding acyltransferase, giving the protein MIAGVLQFEPAWGVKDANFKKIESLCRNAKLDLLVLPELSTTGYLFLSKKELSSHAEEFPGGETSSFLQELSIKTGGFVVAGVAEKDEGIFYNSAVLFGRKGHMGTYRKVHLFSTEKKVFEPGNLGFPVFDIGVAKVGMMVCFDWIFPEAARTLALSGADIIAHPSNLVMPYCPDAASTRALENNVFYLLSNRTGEERRKTLHLKFIGSSRIIGTKGEVLSSADKEERLLSCKIDPQKARTKRITPQNDLFSDRRSDQYKL
- the purQ gene encoding phosphoribosylformylglycinamidine synthase I, with the protein product MSSKALKVLVLTGPGTNCDAETVFAFNRLGCKVTEKSLRVFSGNPGELESYEILVLPGGFTYGDYLGAGTLYASDLKHTMADEITEFISNGKFIIGICNGFQILAKCGLLPALEKPFEDPSVTLEVNKSLRFEDRWIYLKPEGSSFWTKKLPKLITLPVAHAEGRFTVRDKKVLRLLETNGQIILRYATNDGTPPRYPANPNGSEAHIAAITDKTGQIMGMMPHPERFMLAEHHPSHTRGNFSGEPHGALLLSNLVNEARSRFS